One Trichormus variabilis 0441 genomic window, CTCAGTCAGCAATTAGATAGGCAGTTGTTGACGTTGGCGGATGCAGCAGCTCATAATTTATCGGCTATTAAGGTGGATAAGATGGCTGTAAACCGCAAGATGCCGCGAATTTTAGATAATGATGGGGATTTAGATATTCCTTGGCAAGATTTACGGTTATATCGTCAGAGTGTGGAATGGTTTGATGCTGGGCAGCAATTATTAGGAAAGGCAGGAAAGCCATTTCCCGAAACACCATTTCTAACTAATTTTCACTCATGGCAGCAAAATGGCATCAGGATATTAACTATTCCGGTTTATTCTTCCAGAAAAAATCAACAACTTTTAGGTTATGTGCGTGTCAGTGCATCAACAGTTGAAATACAAAAAGAACTGGAGAGACTGTTGATGGGTTTGGGTATTGGTGGTGTTTTGGGGATGGTTTTAATTAGTGGTACAGGTTGGTGGCTAACGAGTAAAGCCTTGCAACCGATTGAGCAGAGTTTCCAGCAATTACAACAGTTTACGGCGGATGCGTCCCATGAATTACGCAGTCCTCTGACGGCGATTAAAACGACTGTGGAAGTTATCCAAAGTCACCCAGAACGTATTCATCCCAGTGATGTCAAAAAAATCGACATCATAGAGGGTGCAACACAGCAGATGACGCACTTAGTAGAGGATTTACTATTGTTAGCCAGAAGTGATTCTGCACCTATAAGTTTGCCTAAAACCGCAATTCCCATACCCATAGATGAAATTTTAATTGATTTAATTGATACCTTACAGCCGCAGGCAAAATCTCAAGAAATTACTTTAGAGGCTAACTTGATTGATGCGGTGTGGGTAAAGGGGGATGCACATCAGTTACAACGACTATTTGGTAATTTATTAGAAAATGCCCTGCAATATACGTCTAATGGTGGTTTAGTCAGGGTAGAAATCGTTAAAAGGGATGATTTTGTAGTGATTGAAGTGGCAGATACTGGTATTGGTATCGCACCTGAAAATCTGCCTTTTGTATTTAATCGCTTTTGGCGAGCTGAAAAAGCCCGTTCTCGTCGTCAAGGTGGTTCGGGTTTGGGTTTAGCTATTGCCCAAGCTATTACTCATGCTCATGGTGGTGAGATTTCTGTGACGAGTAAAGTCGGTGTGGGAAGTTGTTTTCGCGTGAAGTTACCAGTATTTAGGTTGGGCAATTAGGTGATTTACAACATCGAATCTATCACGGGGCTGTCTGCATCAGCTGTAGGCGATCGCCTACAGCAAGAAGGCTATAATGAGCTACCATCTACCCAACAGCGTACTATCTGGGGAATTGCGCTGGAAATCTTCCAAGAGCCTATTTTCCTACTTTTGCTGGGCTGTGGTGTCATTTACTTGTTTCTGGGTGATGTTCAGGAAGCGTTAATTCTATTAGGCTTTGTTTTTTTCATTGTTGGCATTAACTTATACCAGGAACAGAAAACTGAAAAATCACTGGAAGCGTTACGCGACCTCTCTAGTCCTCGTGCATTAGTGATTCGTGATGGAAAACGCCAACGAATTGCGGGACGGGAAGTGGTGCGTGAAGATGTGATTGTTTTGTCAGAGGGTGATAGAGTTCCTGCGGATGCTGTGGTGCTGTGGTCTACGCATTTGAGCGTCGATGAATCTTTGTTAACAGGTGAATCTTTACCTGTACGCAAGCAATCAGTTAAGGACAGCACAGATTTAGCAAACACCACGAGAACTGCAACACAGCACCGTCCTGGTGGTGAGGATTTGCCCTTTGTCTATTCGGGAACGCTGATAGTTCAAGGTCAGGGTATTGCTCAAGTCTATGCCACTGGTATGCAGACAGAAATGGGCAAGATTGGTAAAGCTTTGCAGACTGTGGAACCACAACAGACGGTTCTGGAAAGGGAAACTCGACGGATTGTTAGTAAGCTGACCTTTGTAGCGATCGCTATTTGTGTGGCTGTAGTCGTAATTTAT contains:
- a CDS encoding sensor histidine kinase — encoded protein: MILSKLFMGLGIGLTKTSRNKSRVVVRKFTVPWRRLDILTNPQFRATGWRLLLSYLIAMMVVMGLSSVVVYHFFAYSLSQQLDRQLLTLADAAAHNLSAIKVDKMAVNRKMPRILDNDGDLDIPWQDLRLYRQSVEWFDAGQQLLGKAGKPFPETPFLTNFHSWQQNGIRILTIPVYSSRKNQQLLGYVRVSASTVEIQKELERLLMGLGIGGVLGMVLISGTGWWLTSKALQPIEQSFQQLQQFTADASHELRSPLTAIKTTVEVIQSHPERIHPSDVKKIDIIEGATQQMTHLVEDLLLLARSDSAPISLPKTAIPIPIDEILIDLIDTLQPQAKSQEITLEANLIDAVWVKGDAHQLQRLFGNLLENALQYTSNGGLVRVEIVKRDDFVVIEVADTGIGIAPENLPFVFNRFWRAEKARSRRQGGSGLGLAIAQAITHAHGGEISVTSKVGVGSCFRVKLPVFRLGN